The Caldisalinibacter kiritimatiensis genome segment TGGGTTTAGCATAAGGTAATATCATTTCCCTAGTTATTACTGATGTGCTTTGGATAGTAAAAACTACTTTTTTTGATTTAATTTTATTTTCCTTTATAACGTTATTTAAAAAGTTCTTTATTTTCTCTTTATTTATTAATTTTCCATTTTCAACGGAATTATCAGGAGTTTTAATTTTTATAGCTTGATTAACAAGTACAGTATCTCTAATTTGCTTACCTTCTATAATTTTGGTATAAGCATTACCTAAATCTACTGATATGACTCTTTTATCAAACAAAATTTTCACCTCTCAAGATGTATAAAAATCATCATATAAACTACAGCAGAGGTAAAAACCTCTGCAATTACATTAATATGTTGTTTATATAAAATTGTATAAGTTCGTTTCCATATACAGCAGCTATATAAGCCGCTATTGAAATAAATGGTCCAAAAGGAATAAAGTCTTTTCTACTTTTGACTTTAAATATTAATAAAAGCATAGATATAATAGCACCTATTACAAATGAAAGTAATGTTGTAAGTAAAATGTATTTCCATCCTAACCACAGACCTAACATTGCCATTAATTTTATGTCTCCTCCACCCATAGCACCATTCGTTATAATCGCTATGACCAGGAATATACCTCCACCTATCAATAGTCCTATAGTCCCATTTATAATATTGGGTTTAAAGTTATATAATGTAATTAAAAGTAGTCTACAGATTATCCCAAAGATAATTAGTTTATCTGGAATAATTTTATAATGATAATCTATGGTACTTATAACTATAAGCAAGCTTGAAAGCAAAGCATACTGTAAAAATTCAAGTGAAAATCCAAATTTTAAATATAAAATAATATATAAAATAGCATTTAAAGCTTCGATTAATGGATACTGTAGGGAAATGGGCTCCCCACAGTATCTACATTTGCCTTTATTAATTATAAAGCTTAATATTGGTATAAGGTCTATAGGTTTTAATTTACTATCACATTTTGGGCAATGCGATGGAGGATATGCAATTGATTCTCCTCTAGGTATGCGATATATGCATACATTGAGGAATGAACCTACTATTAGGGATGTAATCAATAGTACAAACATATGACTTCCTCATTTCAAGAGTTAAAAAATTTATTAATTACCAATTTCCTCATCTTGATCTGGTTTATCACCTTGGCTTGGATATAGTTCAGTTTTATCAGAGTTATTATAATGAACAGATACTGAACCACCGCTTACCTCAATAACAAATCTAGCATCACTATCTTTTAAGTACTGTGGTTTTAAATCATTACTGTTAACATAAGCACCTTCTTCTAATTCTGTTGACAAATCACTATCATCTTCAACATCATTCATTTGTACATACATTTCTCCTGCTTTAGCTAAGTTAGCAGCAGTAGCTATGTCTGCTTTCCACTTTGCATCCTCTTGAACACCTGATAAATTTGGTACTGCTATAGCTGCCAAAATACCTAGCACAGCAAGAACTACAATAAGCTCTACTAATGTAAAACCTTTATTATTCTTAAGTCTTTTAGCTATCGCCTTTAACATTCTTTTCACCTCCCTTCAAAAGAACAATTCTAAATTTTAAATTGTAAATTCTAAATTATTTTAAGTGTATTTTTTAAGCAGATAAAAAACTAATCTAGTATCTTAAATCTTATTCTTCTAAATTTTTCAGTTTCTTGTATTAATATATTAACTACTAACCACTTTCTCCTAGCTACTATCTTAATTAATCTTTTAATTTAACATTTAACATTCACAATTTAGAATTGTTTTTAAAACTGTAACGTGTTCACCATATTAAACATCGGTAATACCATTGCAATAACTATTGCTCCTATTATAATAGCCATAAATACTATCATCAATGGCTCTAGAGCTGTTGTCATCTTTTCCATCGCCGCTTCTACTTCATCATCATAAAAGTCTGCAGTCTTGTCCAATATTTCTTCAAGGGAACCTGATTCCTCACCTATCATTATCATTGAAACAACCATAGGTGGAAATACTCTTATATTTTTTATAGGTTCTGCTAAGCTTATTCCCTTTCTTACATCTTCTTTAGCTTGAAGTATTCCATCTGCTACTACTTTATTTCCTACGACATTTGCTACTATATCTAATGACTGTATGAGGGAAACTCCACTTCCAAGTAGTGTAGAAAGTGTTCTAGTAAATCTCGAAGTTACTACCTTTTCAGTAGTATTTTTTACTATTGGTATTTTAAATTTTAAATTATCAAAATATCTCTTGCCTCTTTCACTTTTTTTATATTTATTAAATATATACCCTAGAATAAACAAGAATAAAGCTATTATATACCAAGTTTTCTTTATTCCATCACTTATATCTAATAAAATTCTTGTAGGTAATGGTAACTCAACACCTGTTCCTTCAAACATACTTATAAAGTTTGGCATAACTACAGTTAATAGAAATATCACAACCACTAACGATATTATACTTAAGATTATAGGATATACCATAGCACTTTTAACTTTATTTGAAATCTTATTTTCCTTTTCATAATGAATAGCCATTCTATCCATTATAACATCTAAGTTACCACTTACCTCTCCTGCTTCAACCATATTTATAAGCAAATCTGGAAATACTTCATTGTGCTTTTTTAATGCCTCTGATAAAGTCAATCCCTTCTGTACTTCATCGTATATTTTAATTATTTCCTGTCTTAATTTCTTATTTTCCGTCTGCTTACTTAATATATCAAGACAATTAATAATAGTAACTCCTGCATCGAGCATAGTATAAAACTGTCTACAAAATATTGCTATATCTTTTGTTTTAACTTTATTTAAAAAACTAAAAAACTCTATATTCTTTGCTTCTACTACCTCTTTAATCTCAACAGGATAATAGTTTTTTTCCTTAAGCATTGATACAACTTCTCGCTTTGAATTAGCAGTAAAAGTTCCTGTTGTTCTATCTCCTGATACCTTTATTGCTTTATATTTATATGTGGGCATATATCCACCCCTCAATAAATTTAGTTATATACCTAAAAATCTTTTTACCATCTCTTTATCAACTGAATAATTTAGTATTGTATCTCTACTTATAATCCCCTTTCTATACAACTCCAGTAGTGAATTATCCATTGTTACCATATTATATTTAGTTCCAGTTTGTATAGCCGTTTGTATTTGATGGGTTTTTCCTTCTCTAATAAGGTTCCTTATAGCTGGAGTAGCTACCATGATTTCTAATGCAACTGCTCTACCACTTCCATCAGCTTTAGGTAACAACTGTTGAGAAATTACACCTTCTATTACATTAGACAGTTGAACCATTATCTGTTGCTGCTGATGAGGTGGAAATACATCTATAATTCTATCAACTGTTTTAGCTGCTCCTATTGTATGCAACGTTGAAAGCACTAAATGTCCAGTTTCAGCAGCTGTTATAGCTGTAGATATAGTCTCTAAATCTCTCATTTCCCCCACTAAAATAACATCTGGGTCTTGTCTTAATGCTGATCTTAATCCATTAGCAAAGGATATTGTATCTGTTCCCACTTCTCTTTGGTTAACTATACTCTTGTTATGTTTATGTAAATACTCAATTGGGTCTTCTAGTGTTAATATGTGACAATTCCTTTCATTGTTTATAGTGTTTATCATCGATGCTAATGTTGTAGACTTTCCACTGCCTGTTGGACCAGTAACTAATATAAGTCCTCTTTTCTTTCTAGATAACTCTTTCACTATTGGTGGTAATCCAAGTTCTTCTATTGTTGGTATCTTTAACGATACAGTTCTTATGGCCATACCATAAGTTCCTCTTTGCTTATATACATTTACTCTAAATCTTCCTAATCCTCTTTGAGAATATGATAAATCTAATTCGCCTTCTCTCTCTAAAGTTTTGAATTGCTCTTCACTTAACATTTGCTTTACTAAATCATAATTATCATTTGGAGTTAAGTTATCTTCATTACATACAACAAGTTCTCCGTTGATTCTCATAACTGGAGGAAATCCAACTGTAATATGTAAGTCAGATGCTTTCATTTCTACAGTTTTTCTTAATAACTCATTCAATTCCATTAAAAATCACCTACTCTAAAGTATAAGTTACCCTTAATAATTCTTCAACTGTTGTTTCTCCTTTTAATACCAATTCTGTGCAATTTTCTCTTAAAGTTGTCATCCCACTTTCAATTGCTTCGTTTTTTATAC includes the following:
- a CDS encoding type II secretion system F family protein, with the translated sequence MPTYKYKAIKVSGDRTTGTFTANSKREVVSMLKEKNYYPVEIKEVVEAKNIEFFSFLNKVKTKDIAIFCRQFYTMLDAGVTIINCLDILSKQTENKKLRQEIIKIYDEVQKGLTLSEALKKHNEVFPDLLINMVEAGEVSGNLDVIMDRMAIHYEKENKISNKVKSAMVYPIILSIISLVVVIFLLTVVMPNFISMFEGTGVELPLPTRILLDISDGIKKTWYIIALFLFILGYIFNKYKKSERGKRYFDNLKFKIPIVKNTTEKVVTSRFTRTLSTLLGSGVSLIQSLDIVANVVGNKVVADGILQAKEDVRKGISLAEPIKNIRVFPPMVVSMIMIGEESGSLEEILDKTADFYDDEVEAAMEKMTTALEPLMIVFMAIIIGAIVIAMVLPMFNMVNTLQF
- a CDS encoding prepilin peptidase — protein: MFVLLITSLIVGSFLNVCIYRIPRGESIAYPPSHCPKCDSKLKPIDLIPILSFIINKGKCRYCGEPISLQYPLIEALNAILYIILYLKFGFSLEFLQYALLSSLLIVISTIDYHYKIIPDKLIIFGIICRLLLITLYNFKPNIINGTIGLLIGGGIFLVIAIITNGAMGGGDIKLMAMLGLWLGWKYILLTTLLSFVIGAIISMLLLIFKVKSRKDFIPFGPFISIAAYIAAVYGNELIQFYINNILM
- a CDS encoding type IV pilus twitching motility protein PilT, whose translation is MELNELLRKTVEMKASDLHITVGFPPVMRINGELVVCNEDNLTPNDNYDLVKQMLSEEQFKTLEREGELDLSYSQRGLGRFRVNVYKQRGTYGMAIRTVSLKIPTIEELGLPPIVKELSRKKRGLILVTGPTGSGKSTTLASMINTINNERNCHILTLEDPIEYLHKHNKSIVNQREVGTDTISFANGLRSALRQDPDVILVGEMRDLETISTAITAAETGHLVLSTLHTIGAAKTVDRIIDVFPPHQQQQIMVQLSNVIEGVISQQLLPKADGSGRAVALEIMVATPAIRNLIREGKTHQIQTAIQTGTKYNMVTMDNSLLELYRKGIISRDTILNYSVDKEMVKRFLGI
- a CDS encoding type II secretion system protein, whose protein sequence is MLKAIAKRLKNNKGFTLVELIVVLAVLGILAAIAVPNLSGVQEDAKWKADIATAANLAKAGEMYVQMNDVEDDSDLSTELEEGAYVNSNDLKPQYLKDSDARFVIEVSGGSVSVHYNNSDKTELYPSQGDKPDQDEEIGN